The genome window GCGAACGGGGAGGAACGGAACCCCTACTCGATGACGAGTTCGCGAAAGTCTTCGCGTACTAACTGACCAGCGGAGGCGCCCCCAGGGGCGCCTCCGCTGCTTTCCGGGGGCGACGCGGACGCCGACGATCCCGCGGCGAATCTAGCCTGAAATGATCCCGCTCCTACTGGGCGATACGCCCCCGGACGTGAGCAAGACCCCCGAAGCCGTCAAGGACGCGACCGCGGCGTTCCTCGATTGGATGAACGGGCACGTGCCCTTCTTCGCGTGGATCATGCTCGTGCTGCTCGTCGTGATAGTGGTGCTCGTCGCGCGCGCTCTTCTCGTCAAGATCCGCATCGATGAGAAGAACCGGAAAGATGCCGAAGACGCGATCGCCGGGCAGCGCGCGGCCGAGAACGTTGCGGAGATAGCGAACGCGGAAAACGATCGACTGCGGCTCATCCTGAAGATGATCGACCGTTCCCTCCGGCGACAGGACGACATCGAGCACGAAGAAGGCAATGCCGTTCTGCCAGACGGTGTCCGGTATCTGACCGAGTGGATCGTCAGAGGCCTGACGTTCGAGAAACCGGACATCAACAAGCTCGTGGTCTTCCAACCCAGCCGCGAAGATCCGAACGTCCTCACCGTGATCGAGCAGAGCGGGATGAGCCCGGAGAGCGGGAGAGCCATTCGCTGGCCCGTCCGTCCCGAGACGGACGACCGCGACAGCTTCGCCGCGAAGGCGTTCCGCAATAACCGGATCGAGAGATGCGACGACACGCAGCTAGACCCGCGATACGTGCACATCGACGGGCACGCCCCGACGCAGTCGTACCGGAGCATCGTGGCCGTTCCGATCAGGCACGGTTCGCGGGTCATCGGGGTCTACACGATCGATTCGCGAGAGGCCGCCCGGTTTTCGGCTGGCCAGCCGATCATCGAGCAACTTGACCTGTACGGTCGCCTGTTTGCCTTGTTCATGGTGCCAACCGTTGGCGACGTGAGTATAATGAACTCGAACGAGGCGCGTGCCGTTCCCCAGTCAGGCCCGACTGGCTCTCCCCCCGCGCCAAAGGATGAAACCCATGAGCCGCCTCCTGGCGAAGCTCTTCGGACTAACTAAGAGCGCTTCGCCCTCTGTCCCGCTACCGGAAGAAGGAATCGCCCGCCAGCTACTGTTGGGCAAGATCGCGCCGCCGACTGACTTCATGCGAAGTCCGAAGCTGGACGCGGCCGTCGAGACGTACCGAGAGATCGTCGGTCGCCAAGAACGGCGAGCCAGTTAGCAGAGAGGCCTCCCTTCGGGGAGGCCTCTCGCATTCAGATAGCTCCGCCGCGCGGAAGGCTTAAGCCATAGGACGAGGCGGCGACGCCGGGCGTGGGCGCCTCCTTCGCGGTCGACGCGCGTCGCCGCCCACCGCTGCCAGCGCCCGGAACACGGCGGAGCAGTCGCTGTGGCTCGCGCACGGGGAGCACGAACATACGTTCGTGGAACCTGGCTTGGCAAAGGCGAAACGTCGGGCCGTGCGCGATGAGGGCCGTCCTGATTAGGCCTGGATCGCCCTCCGCGGCGCCGCACTGGCGATCGACGACGTTCTCCCGCCTAGGGAGTTGCGGGCGGTGGCTGATCAGCGGCCTAAACGCCTGCGGAGAGCCCAGAGAACGGTACCGCGAACCCGCGGACCCGGCGACCGCAGTGATCGTCGCCGGCCTCCTCACACTTCCTGGGATGGACCGGGTCCGATGGCGCAAGTGGCTCACACGATGGACCGACGAGTCGGGTCGCATCATGCTACCTCGCGACGGGCGCCGACGCACGTAGTGCAACGAGCTGCACATCGGGACGCCTTGGGGATCAATCGGACAGGACCCGCACGAGCTGCGCCAGCAGCGACCTCTCCTTCTGGATCGCCGCCTCGGCGACGAGGTAAATGGAGGCGCCGAGCGCGATGACCGCTGCCGCTTTATTCATGATCCGTTATCCGCGAGCAATGTTACTGACCGTTCCGCGTGTCACGGTCGCCGGCCGCGTCAGCTTCCTTGCGGCAGACGTACGCGCCGGCTTTCGTGTTGCCGTACCAGCGCATGCCCTTCTCGTGGTAGATGCCGCTGTTGGTATTTAGCCACACGACCTCGTCGCGCGGACAGTGACGTTGCGCCGCCACCCCCGTCGCGAAGAGACGTAGCTGCCCTTGCGCAACCGGCGCCGTCGACGTCTTCGCGTGACCTGGGGCCGAGCCCCCAAAGAGCAATGCAAGACCAAGAAGCGCCGAAAGAAGACGACGAGTCACGGCAAGTCCTTTCACCCGAAAGAATACGAGCAAGCAACCGTTGTCTGCCGTGAATAACGTATCCTGCCGGTTTTTCGAGGTCGTATTGCACGTAAAGGTGCACGGACGGTATCTTGTAAAAATCGCCACCGTGAACGCGAAGCGGCTTGCGTCGACAAGCCTGTGGGAGCGCGCCTCCAGTCTGCCGGTCGCGAGCGACGACGACTTCGTCGATCGCCGGCCGCGAGGAGTAGAGGCCGCCGAATTGCGCGTGGTCGAGGACCTCGCATTCCGACGGAAGTTGATCGCTGCCGGCTACGCCGAACCGGTCCAAAGCCCGCGAGGACGCAGAAAGTGCGTTCCGATCATCCGTCTCGTCCGCGATGGATCCGGCAACGCCCCGAGGCGCCGAGCCTCGGAGAACGAGGCCGCGATATCCGCCTTACCAACGGTGGA of Candidatus Sulfotelmatobacter sp. contains these proteins:
- a CDS encoding GAF domain-containing protein; amino-acid sequence: MSKTPEAVKDATAAFLDWMNGHVPFFAWIMLVLLVVIVVLVARALLVKIRIDEKNRKDAEDAIAGQRAAENVAEIANAENDRLRLILKMIDRSLRRQDDIEHEEGNAVLPDGVRYLTEWIVRGLTFEKPDINKLVVFQPSREDPNVLTVIEQSGMSPESGRAIRWPVRPETDDRDSFAAKAFRNNRIERCDDTQLDPRYVHIDGHAPTQSYRSIVAVPIRHGSRVIGVYTIDSREAARFSAGQPIIEQLDLYGRLFALFMVPTVGDVSIMNSNEARAVPQSGPTGSPPAPKDETHEPPPGEALRTN